A stretch of Mya arenaria isolate MELC-2E11 chromosome 14, ASM2691426v1 DNA encodes these proteins:
- the LOC128218264 gene encoding LOW QUALITY PROTEIN: retinol dehydrogenase 7-like (The sequence of the model RefSeq protein was modified relative to this genomic sequence to represent the inferred CDS: inserted 1 base in 1 codon), with amino-acid sequence MSTNLMLAAALGLFLLIRWILRRFRVRNYADKYVFITGCDTGFGNLLAKRLDRFGINVFAGCLTSDGAHALRETCSKRLNTLNLDVTNEESIAKAKLFVEKRLPKGKGLWAVVNNAGVSGVVAPIEWLKQXDFRSVLEINMFGVIFVAKAFLPLVRRERGRIVNMASIMGRFSMSSGPYAASKYAVEGFSDQLRREIYRTGVSVHIIEPGYFRTTIVDEERLREYFQMRYDTADPEVKEYYGKDYLEGLQETTAKLLGLIMSPKIHKVVDAYEHAVLAKFPKPRYVVGLDANILFRLLWHLPEWLSDYLVSRPMPLPQGAL; translated from the exons ATGTCAACCAATCTCATGCTAGCAGCAGCCCTTGGCCTGTTTCTCCTTATAAGATGGATATTAAGACGATTTCGTGTCAGAAACTATGCCGATAAATACGTTTTCATAACCGGATGTGACACAGGGTTTGGGAATCTGCTTGCAAAACGGCTTGATCGATTTGGCATCAACGTTTTTGCAGGTTGCTTGACGTCAGATGGCGCACACGCATTGCGCGAGACATGTTCAAAAAGGCTGAATACATTGAATTTAGACGTGACAAATGAAGAGAGTATCGCAAAAGCTAAACTCTTCGTGGAAAAACGGTTGCCCAAAGGAAAAG GTCTTTGGGCAGTTGTAAACAACGCAGGAGTGTCCGGAGTAGTAGCACCAATCGAATGGCTTAAAC ACGATTTCCGGTCTGTGCTGGAAATCAATATGTTCGGCGTCATATTCGTTGCGAAGGCCTTTTTGCCCCTTGTGCGAAGGGAACGAGGGCGCATAGTGAACATGGCAAGCATCATGGGGCGGTTCTCAATGTCGTCCGGCCCTTACGCGGCATCGAAGTACGCTGTAGAGGGATTCTCTGATCAACTTAG ACGCGAGATATATCGCACCGGTGTTAGTGTACACATTATAGAACCAGGCTACTTCCGTACGACAATTGTGGACGAAGAACGACTACGGGAATACTTTCAAATGCGATATGATACAGCGGATCCGGAAGTGAAAGAATACTACGGAAAGGATTACCTTGAAGGAC TCCAAGAGACAACAGCCAAACTACTTGGACTTATTATGTCCCCCAAAATTCACAAAGTAGTGGATGCATATGAACATGCGGTTCTTGCGAAATTCCCAAAACCAAG atatgttgttggtttagacgCCAATATTCTGTTCCGGTTATTGTGGCATTTACCGGAGTGGCTCTCTGACTATCTTGTGTCAAGACCGATGCCGTTACCACAAGGTGCTCTCTGA